From the Aerococcus viridans genome, the window AAGGTTTCATCTATTTTTTCTTGAGTCTCCCCAGAAGAAGAGTGCCACAGTTCCTGGACCGGTATGTGAACCTATTGTAGTTCCAACATTATTTATTTCAACCTTGTTCTTCAAGTTGGGAAATGATTCCTCGATTAATCTCGCGACTTCTTGAGCTTCAGTATTAAAAGCAGAATGAGATATATAACATTTATCAGAATATTCAAGATCTTTAATAGCATGATTTTTCATTTTATCTACAATTAAACTAATTACACGTCTCTTACCTCTTACTTTTTGTTGAGGAGTTAATTTTCCATTTTCATCCATATTTAACAATGGACAGATTTTAAATGTTGTTCCAACAAATCCAGATGTCTTTGAGATTCTTCCTCCTTTAACATAAAAAGATAAATCAGTCGAAAAAAACCAATGATGTAGATTCAGTTTGTTATTTTCTACCCAGTCATACAACTGTTCAAGTGTGTATCCGTCGTCCCTTAGATCTGCCAGTTTATCCATCAATAAACCATAACCAGACGATGCCGCAAGAGAGTCAACGATGTATATTTTTCGATCCGGATATTCCGCTTCCAATAGTTGCTTTGCTGCACACGCTGAATTATATACTCCAGATAATCCTGAAGACAGTGATACGTGTAAAATATCCTTCCCTTCTTTCAGAAACGAAGAAAAGTAATCTACAAACTCTCCTACATTTACTTGTGATGTTTTCGTCTCAGCCCCATTACTCATTGCTTTATAAAAATCGTCATATGAAATCGACTTACCAAGATCATCTTTATATTCTTTTCCATCTACCATAAAATGAAAACAAACATAATTTATACCACGACTGTTGAAGTGCTTTTCTGTTAAGTCTGCAGTCGAACAAGAACTTAAAATAAATTCTGACATCATCTTACCTCTTTTCTCTTCTCACATTAGCCTTTAATGAAATAATTGAATCCATTTGCAGAAAGTTCAGAAAGTTTAACTGAAATCTCATCAATAGACACGTTCTGATTGTTTCTAAACCAAGTTTGATATACAGCTATAATCCCAGCTATTGTATAGTCAATGATCATATCTTTATCAATCTCGTCCAAATCAGCAAACATGGTTTTATTCCTCTTGATTATTTCCTTAAGTTTTTTCCTGAATAATTCATACTTTTCGTTGAAACATGTGCCAACTGCCTAACGGCAGCTTAAATTTACTTTTTCATTTTCACCTGTTAAGTGATGAAAAAAGAACCCCATTCTGATATGGTAAAGGTGTCTAAACTAACCATAAGAAAGGAGTTCTCTTCATGATTAGCTTACACAAAAACCAGGTAAAATTCAATTCAAACATCATCATTTCGCATACAGGTGGTCGCTTATCGAGTGATTCGGGTTTAGTCTTAGTTAAAGAAGTAATGGATACCTTCAAGTTTTCTGATTTGGCAAAATCACTTCTGGACATTAAAGATAACCGTGCTTACTACACGCATGATAATTTAGCGATATTAGAACAGCTCATTATGCAATTGATTGCTGGTTATTCGGCAGACTCGTCGGCTAATCTGTTACGACAGGATCCAGTCTTTCAAATGGTGTTAGGCAGAAAACAATTAGCCTCACAATCGTCAATTTCACGGTTTCTGGATCGTTTCACCACGGAAAATGTGGGTCAATTACAATCATTAAATCAGTCACTCATTGATAAAGCGCGTTTGATTCGCAATGACACCGAGTTAATCATTGATCTCGATTCCACTCATTCAGATACCTTTGGCCATCAAGAACTAACAGATTATAATGCACATTATCAAACCTACGGTTACCACCCATTAGTTGCCTTTGACGGACTGACTGGAGATTTCTTAAAAGCTGAACTGCGTTCAGGTAATCAGTACACATCTAAAGGGGTGAAAGCCTTTATCGACCCATTGTTACACCACTACAATGAATCGATACCGAATACTGACATATTGGTTCGTGGGGACAGCGGCTTCGCAACACCAGAGGTGTATGAGTCTTGTGAAGAAAATGAAAGTCAGTATGTGATCCGATTAAAGAACAATCGGAGGTTAAGTCAATTAGCTGAGCAATCCGTTCTTTACGGGGATAACCAAAAATGGGAAGATCGGGAAGTTCAGTATTTTTCAATGCCTTATCAAGCACAATCATGGTCGAAACCCCGTCGTGTCTGTATTCGATCAATCCGTGAAGCAGGAGAACTCCTCTTTCAACACGCATTCATTGTGACTAATCTATCCGATAATGTCTCACCTGAAGTCATATTCTCTCTTTACGGCAAGCGAGGGACAATGGAGAATTTCATCAAAGAAGCGAAAGGTGGCTTTTATTTCGATAAAACAGATAGTCCACGCTTCTTAGAAAATTATGTCAGAATGATGATTAGTCTGCTTGCATACAACCTCATCAACTGTCTAAAGACTATCGGCTTTGATAAAAAGAACCAAGGGATGACTATTCATTCCATCCGACTAACATTCCTTAAAGTCGCTGGCAAACTTGTGCAAACAGGCAGACGAGCCTATCTAAAATTGTCGAGTTATCATGTGTATCAAACTGAATTCTATAGGGTCTTCGAGCGCCTACGGCGATCCAGTCAATGGATTTAAATCAGTCATCACGTTAATTTTTTGAATCAATCGTCTACAAGGGAGAAGTATGCCTTCAAACAAACAAGAGAATCGTAAGAAGGTTCATTTAGTTAAAATCTACTTCGAGAACGCACTATTTTGTAGAAAAATTCCCAATTTTTCCAAGAACGATTAATTTATTCAAGAAACCAGCTTAAATTATAGAGCTATGAATTATTCAGGTTTTTTATAACTTTTTAACTTTCGTTTCGATGCGACACGCCTGACGAAAATATGGATTGTGTTTTAGTTCATTAATTAGGGATTAGATCGTCGGACACTTCTCTTTTAAAAAAGCACCGAAAATAAGCTTTTTCAGAGTGTCGGCGGATAGACATCCCACTGTACGGGTTTTCTATCCCCCGATTTCATTTTGATTACAAATTTGAGCCTAACAGGCTCAAGGGGTCACAGCATCGCAAATTATTCATCTACAAACTATTTCAGCTTTAAACACAAAAAAGCAAGGTGAGAGCCCTGCCTTTTTACGTCTTTATCGGACTATAATTGTATGAGTAGCTCATTGGGGAGTACCATCTTAAAATCTAGGAGAATGATATGCTACTCTCTGTCTATACTATAACTCGAATGTAAGTTCTGGTATATGAATATTGTAAGTTTTTTTGCAAAGATTTAGTTTTTTACAACAGAAGCTTCATAAATAGAATCCACTGCTTCTTTTAGTTTTGCATCAAAGTCTGCATCACTTTGATTAACAGATAAGTCCTGCGTAAGCGCCCGTGAAAAACTTGCTATAACATTGTCATTTTGACTAAGTATTTCGTTCGCTTCGTCTCTTTCATAACCACCTGATAAAGCAACAACACGTAAAACTTGTGAATGATCGGCTAATTCTTGATATAAATTAGCTTTCGTTGGGATAGTTAATTTCAACATCACATAATCATCAGTAGCTAATGCATCTAAATGGTTTTTAATGGATTGTTTTAAATATTCCTCAATTTGTTCTTTATCTTCAGAATGAATATTCACTTCAGGTTCAACGATAGGAACTAAGCCAGCATCAATTATTTCT encodes:
- a CDS encoding DegV family protein; translation: MSEFILSSCSTADLTEKHFNSRGINYVCFHFMVDGKEYKDDLGKSISYDDFYKAMSNGAETKTSQVNVGEFVDYFSSFLKEGKDILHVSLSSGLSGVYNSACAAKQLLEAEYPDRKIYIVDSLAASSGYGLLMDKLADLRDDGYTLEQLYDWVENNKLNLHHWFFSTDLSFYVKGGRISKTSGFVGTTFKICPLLNMDENGKLTPQQKVRGKRRVISLIVDKMKNHAIKDLEYSDKCYISHSAFNTEAQEVARLIEESFPNLKNKVEINNVGTTIGSHTGPGTVALFFWGDSRKNR
- a CDS encoding IS1380 family transposase, giving the protein MISLHKNQVKFNSNIIISHTGGRLSSDSGLVLVKEVMDTFKFSDLAKSLLDIKDNRAYYTHDNLAILEQLIMQLIAGYSADSSANLLRQDPVFQMVLGRKQLASQSSISRFLDRFTTENVGQLQSLNQSLIDKARLIRNDTELIIDLDSTHSDTFGHQELTDYNAHYQTYGYHPLVAFDGLTGDFLKAELRSGNQYTSKGVKAFIDPLLHHYNESIPNTDILVRGDSGFATPEVYESCEENESQYVIRLKNNRRLSQLAEQSVLYGDNQKWEDREVQYFSMPYQAQSWSKPRRVCIRSIREAGELLFQHAFIVTNLSDNVSPEVIFSLYGKRGTMENFIKEAKGGFYFDKTDSPRFLENYVRMMISLLAYNLINCLKTIGFDKKNQGMTIHSIRLTFLKVAGKLVQTGRRAYLKLSSYHVYQTEFYRVFERLRRSSQWI